TCACCAAAAAAGTACCTTTGCCAAAAGAGATGGATGGAATTAAAGGGTTGAATGCGATCGATAAAGCAATCATCATCGACCAATCTCCGATCGGCAGAACTCCCCGTTCCAACCCCGCAACTTACACGGGAGTTTTCGATGCGATTCGGGAAATCTTTTCCCAAACAATTGAAGCCAAAGCCAGAGGTTATAAACCCGGACAATTTTCTTTCAATGTGAAAGGTGGCAGATGTGAAGCTTGCGGAGGTCAAGGGGTAAATGTGATCGAAATGAATTTTTTGCCGGATGTTTACGTGCAATGTGAGGTTTGCAAAGGCGATCGCTACAACCGAGAAACCTTGCAAGTTAAATATAAAGGTTATTCGATCGCAGATGTTCTGAATATGACGATCGAAGAAGCTTTAGAGGTATTTAAAAACATCCCGAAAGCGGTGACTCGCCTGCAAACTTTAGTCGATGTCGGTTTAGGTTACATCCGTTTAGGACAATCAGCCCCCACCCTTTCAGGAGGCGAAGCGCAAAGAGTCAAATTAGCTTCCGAACTTTCGCGCCGTGCAACTGGGAAAACTCTTTATTTAATCGATGAACCTACCACTGGTTTATCGTTTTATGACGTTCACAAATTGTTGGATGTTTTGCAAAGATTGGTAGATAAAGGTAATTCAATTTTGGTAATTGAACATAATTTAGACGTAATTCGTTGCGCCGATTGGGTAATTGATTTAGGCCCGGAAGGTGGCGATAAAGGCGGAGAAATTATTGCAATGGGAACGCCAGAAGAGGTGGCATTGTGCGATCGGTCTTATACAGGGCAGTATTTGAAGGAAGTGTTGTTGCAACATCCGCCAAAGGTAAGCGTTGAACTAGAATCAAATTAAGAAAAAAGGCAAAAGCTAGTATAGGAGAAAGTCATGGAAAATGCAAAAGTGTCGATTAGAAAAATAGTCAGTTATCTGAATAATGAGTCAGAAGCAGCAAACGGAGGTGGGTTTTGGTTGCCAAATATCCAAAGAAATTTCGTATGGAATCAAGAACAAATAGAAAAACTGTTTGATTCAATAATGCGGGGTTATCCAATTAGTACTCTTTTAACATGGAAAACAAAAAGTAAGATTCGTCGTAGAGAATTTATAAAAAATTATCGAACCAGTTTGAGAATGACAGATTTTTATTTACCTGAAGACGAAAAGGTAAAAACTCTAGTATTAGATGGGCAACAACGACTCCAAAGTATTTTTATCGCTCTTAAAGGAAGTTATGAAGGCAAAGAACTATATTTTGATGTATTAAGTGGAGAGGTAAATTTACCAGAAGATATCAAGTATAAATTTAAGTTTATGGAAAGTGCGAAACTCCCTTGGGTAAAATTAAAGGATATTGTTTTCAATCCAGAGCAGTTTGATGAAATCAGCGAAAGCTTAATTGAAAAATTTGAAGAATCTGCGACATTTGAGAGAGATTTAACTAAAGAAGAAAAGAAAAGGATCAGAGCGAATATTTCACGAATTGTTAAAGTATTCCAAGTAGAAGATAATATAGTCTATCAAGAAATAGACAGCGTTGATCGTCCAGAAATGTATACTGAAGAAGATATTGTAGAAATTTTTATCAGAGCAAATTCAGGTGGTACAGTTTTAGGAAAATCAGATCTTTTGTTTTCACTGTTAACCGTTTCCTGGGATGAAGCTGAGGAAAAATTACAAGAAATATTAGATGATGTGAATAGGTCTGGATATAAATTTAATCGTGATTTTATCCTCAAAACCTGTTTAACATTATTAGGTAAAGGAGCTAGCTACGATGTTAATAAGTTTCGAGATGAATCAACCAGAGAAAATATCATATCAAACTGGGATAAAATTGCTAATGCAATCAAAAGTGTAAAAGACTACCTTTATGAAAAAACCTTTATTAGGTCTGATAAAGCTTTACCATCATATCTTTGTTTAATTCCATTAATTTATTTTAGATATCACTATCAAGATAAATGGAAAAAAGCCGAAGGTATTGATGATTATATTCTGAGGACATTACTTGCTGGCTCTTTTAGTGGAACACCAGATAATTTGATTAACCAATGCACTAA
The sequence above is drawn from the Phormidium ambiguum IAM M-71 genome and encodes:
- a CDS encoding GmrSD restriction endonuclease domain-containing protein, translating into MENAKVSIRKIVSYLNNESEAANGGGFWLPNIQRNFVWNQEQIEKLFDSIMRGYPISTLLTWKTKSKIRRREFIKNYRTSLRMTDFYLPEDEKVKTLVLDGQQRLQSIFIALKGSYEGKELYFDVLSGEVNLPEDIKYKFKFMESAKLPWVKLKDIVFNPEQFDEISESLIEKFEESATFERDLTKEEKKRIRANISRIVKVFQVEDNIVYQEIDSVDRPEMYTEEDIVEIFIRANSGGTVLGKSDLLFSLLTVSWDEAEEKLQEILDDVNRSGYKFNRDFILKTCLTLLGKGASYDVNKFRDESTRENIISNWDKIANAIKSVKDYLYEKTFIRSDKALPSYLCLIPLIYFRYHYQDKWKKAEGIDDYILRTLLAGSFSGTPDNLINQCTKSIDANQNFSVKDIYDIIRENGRNLEITKETILEQYYGAKNIHLIFNLWYKGFNYHPSFAGNEPQVDHIFPQSLLKSVKEPNPNTKIMNILKYKQWERDQIANLMLLTQEENSFVGKCDTPPEKWFADKPDEYLELHLIPKNKELWKLENFRDFIEERKKLIEQKFDYLILKK